One Streptomyces lincolnensis genomic region harbors:
- a CDS encoding molybdopterin-dependent oxidoreductase — MARSPLSPFSPGFWRSPLRGTWFTSVLGVVLLGGITLLFVTGLLSYAAYNPDLSPVNDKTPDKGILGFYLFSWPTDPHWLYRLNQGVHVTLGITLIPVLLAKLWSVAPKLFTLPPARSLTHALERISLLLLVGGALFEFVTGVLNVQLDYLFPGSFYPLHFYGAWVFFTAFVAHAALKTPLALRNLRRLREERTEPVAPEPAAPTVSRRGALWFVGGGSLLLFLTTAGQSFDGVLRRTALLAPHGGAEPGSGPGGFQINKTAAYAGIDPAETSEEAWRLVVTGRGGTVRLSRADLLRLPLHSAALPIACVEGWSTSDQWWRGVRLRDLAALVGYEGDPPDVFVESLQRRGAFRRAALRANQVADPRSLLALFVNGEDLTPDHGHPARIIVPAAPGVLTTKWVARLTFGDL; from the coding sequence ATGGCACGGTCTCCCCTTTCACCCTTCTCACCAGGCTTCTGGCGCAGTCCGCTGCGCGGGACCTGGTTCACCTCGGTCCTCGGGGTCGTCCTCCTCGGCGGGATCACGCTGCTGTTCGTGACGGGGCTGCTGTCGTACGCCGCCTACAACCCCGACCTGTCGCCGGTGAACGACAAGACCCCGGACAAGGGAATCCTCGGCTTCTACCTGTTCTCCTGGCCGACCGACCCGCACTGGCTGTACCGGCTGAACCAGGGCGTCCACGTCACCCTCGGCATCACCCTGATCCCGGTCCTCCTGGCCAAGCTCTGGTCGGTCGCGCCGAAGCTGTTCACGCTGCCGCCGGCGCGGTCCCTCACACACGCGCTGGAGCGGATCTCGCTGCTGCTGCTGGTCGGGGGCGCCCTGTTCGAGTTCGTGACCGGCGTGCTCAACGTCCAGCTGGACTACCTCTTCCCCGGCTCCTTCTATCCGCTGCACTTCTACGGGGCCTGGGTGTTCTTCACCGCCTTCGTCGCGCACGCCGCGCTGAAGACGCCCCTCGCGCTGCGCAACCTCCGCCGACTGCGCGAGGAACGGACCGAGCCGGTGGCGCCGGAGCCCGCCGCGCCGACGGTCTCGCGGCGCGGGGCGCTGTGGTTCGTCGGCGGCGGTTCGCTGTTGCTGTTCCTCACCACGGCCGGGCAGAGCTTCGACGGTGTGCTGCGCAGGACCGCCCTGCTCGCCCCGCACGGCGGCGCCGAGCCCGGTTCGGGGCCGGGCGGCTTCCAGATCAACAAGACGGCCGCGTACGCCGGGATCGACCCGGCCGAGACGAGCGAGGAGGCGTGGCGGCTGGTGGTGACGGGGCGTGGCGGGACCGTCCGGCTGAGCCGGGCCGACCTGCTCCGACTTCCTTTGCACAGCGCCGCGTTGCCCATCGCCTGCGTGGAGGGCTGGTCCACCTCCGACCAGTGGTGGCGCGGGGTGCGGCTGCGGGACCTCGCGGCGCTCGTCGGGTACGAGGGCGATCCGCCGGACGTTTTCGTGGAGTCGCTGCAACGGCGTGGCGCGTTCCGGCGGGCCGCCCTGCGTGCCAACCAGGTCGCCGACCCGCGTTCCCTGCTCGCCCTGTTCGTCAACGGCGAGGACCTGACCCCCGATCACGGGCACCCGGCCCGGATCATCGTGCCCGCGGCGCCCGGTGTGCTCACCACCAAATGGGTGGCCCGGCTGACGTTCGGAGACCTGTGA
- a CDS encoding ABC transporter permease encodes MRESGLRSFVARRLLLGVAQTVAVVLLVFALTEALPGDAAVALAGDQPDPARIAAIREAMDLDRPVHERLADWAFGLLHGDFGASLASGRPVARYIADGFGPSLLLAALTLALLVPLGFGLGVLAARHEGRLVDRLVSSVTLAVYAVPEFALGVLLVTVFALKLAWFPPTAVGYGTDLLAHPAALVLPVLVLLARPVCSLSRLVRAGMVDALAAPYTAHARRYGVPGARVRYAHALPNALAPAAQQLARTVDWLLCGVIVVEALFVIPGLGTVLLNAVAERDVPVVQGLAVVFGVLTVVLNLGADVVAYRLTPRAGVAA; translated from the coding sequence GTGAGGGAGAGCGGCCTGCGCTCCTTCGTCGCCCGGCGGCTGCTTCTCGGGGTCGCGCAGACGGTGGCCGTGGTGCTGCTGGTCTTCGCGCTCACCGAGGCGCTGCCGGGCGACGCCGCGGTGGCCCTCGCGGGCGACCAGCCCGACCCGGCGCGGATCGCGGCGATCCGCGAGGCGATGGACCTGGACCGGCCGGTGCACGAACGGCTGGCCGACTGGGCCTTCGGGCTGCTGCACGGCGACTTCGGCGCCTCGCTGGCCTCCGGCCGCCCGGTGGCGCGGTACATCGCCGACGGCTTCGGGCCGAGCCTGCTGCTGGCCGCGCTGACGCTGGCCCTGCTCGTCCCGCTCGGCTTCGGGCTCGGCGTGCTCGCCGCCCGCCACGAGGGGCGGCTCGTCGACCGGCTGGTCAGCTCCGTGACGCTCGCCGTCTACGCGGTCCCCGAGTTCGCCCTCGGGGTGCTGCTGGTGACGGTCTTCGCCCTGAAACTGGCCTGGTTCCCGCCGACGGCGGTGGGCTACGGCACGGACCTGCTCGCCCATCCGGCCGCCCTCGTCCTGCCCGTACTGGTCCTGCTGGCCCGCCCGGTCTGCTCCCTGTCCCGCCTGGTCCGGGCCGGCATGGTCGACGCCCTCGCCGCGCCCTACACCGCCCACGCCCGCCGCTACGGCGTCCCCGGCGCCCGCGTCCGCTACGCCCACGCCCTGCCCAACGCCCTCGCCCCGGCCGCCCAGCAACTCGCCCGTACCGTCGACTGGTTGCTGTGCGGGGTCATCGTCGTGGAGGCGCTCTTCGTGATCCCCGGACTCGGCACGGTCCTGCTCAACGCCGTCGCCGAGCGGGACGTGCCCGTGGTGCAGGGGCTCGCGGTGGTGTTCGGCGTCCTGACCGTCGTACTGAATCTGGGGGCGGACGTGGTGGCGTACCGGCTGACGCCGAGGGCGGGGGTGGCGGCGTGA
- a CDS encoding ABC transporter ATP-binding protein gives MSREEDAVVAELRKLRVEIDGRALVDGVNLRVRSGKVVALVGASGSGKTTTGLALLGEYPVGARVTGEVDRGGGGPVGYVPQHPAAVLNPARRVGALLADIARPQVRHLPRARRRTAARERVVEALAAAQLPDGQALLRRYPHQLSGGQQQRVVLAQALLLGARVIVADEPTTGQDALTKSGLVDQLAAVAASGIAVVLLSHDLDVVRSLADEVLVMRAGRVVESGPVARLWSAPRHEWTRRLLDEHRSVPQEPAEVREPVLEVREMTAVHGRTAVLRTPRLALRAGECLAVVGRSGSGKTTLARCLAGLHRDHDGEVLLDGVALPRSLRHRSRVQLAAVQYVFQDARAAFDEHRPVLDQVARTAVRLRGTGERAATEEASATLARLGLTDDLVRRPPGALSGGELQRAALARALLARPRVLICDEITSGLDTVTRRGILDLLAELVGEREDLSLVLITHDLDTARLAHRIAVLDAGELVEEGPAQQILTAPRHSFTVSLMETTAQLESGNRARATT, from the coding sequence ATGAGCCGAGAAGAGGATGCCGTCGTCGCCGAACTTCGCAAGTTGCGGGTCGAGATCGACGGTCGTGCCCTTGTCGACGGGGTGAACCTGCGGGTGCGATCCGGCAAGGTGGTCGCTCTGGTGGGGGCGTCCGGGAGCGGTAAGACGACGACCGGGCTGGCGTTGCTCGGGGAGTATCCGGTCGGTGCGCGGGTGACGGGGGAGGTGGACCGGGGCGGGGGCGGTCCGGTCGGGTATGTGCCGCAGCATCCCGCGGCCGTGCTCAACCCGGCCCGCCGGGTCGGCGCGCTGCTGGCCGACATCGCTCGCCCGCAGGTCCGCCATCTGCCCCGCGCCCGGCGTCGTACGGCGGCCCGCGAGCGGGTCGTCGAGGCACTGGCGGCGGCACAACTGCCGGACGGTCAGGCGCTGTTGCGCCGCTATCCGCACCAGCTCTCCGGCGGCCAGCAGCAGCGTGTCGTGCTCGCGCAGGCGCTGCTCCTCGGTGCCCGTGTCATCGTCGCCGACGAACCCACCACCGGGCAGGACGCGTTGACGAAGAGCGGGCTGGTCGACCAGCTGGCGGCGGTCGCGGCGAGCGGGATCGCGGTCGTGCTGCTGAGCCACGATCTCGACGTCGTCCGCTCGCTCGCCGACGAGGTGCTGGTGATGCGTGCCGGCCGGGTCGTGGAGTCGGGGCCGGTGGCGCGGCTGTGGAGCGCGCCCCGGCACGAGTGGACCCGCCGCCTGCTGGACGAGCACCGGTCGGTACCCCAGGAGCCCGCGGAGGTGCGTGAACCCGTCCTGGAGGTACGGGAGATGACGGCCGTGCACGGCCGCACCGCGGTCCTGCGCACCCCACGTCTCGCCCTGCGCGCCGGTGAATGCCTGGCTGTCGTGGGCCGTTCGGGCAGCGGCAAGACGACCCTCGCCCGCTGTCTGGCGGGGCTGCACCGCGACCACGACGGCGAGGTCCTGCTCGACGGTGTCGCGCTGCCGCGCAGTCTGCGGCACCGCTCGCGTGTCCAACTGGCCGCCGTGCAGTACGTGTTCCAGGACGCCCGGGCCGCCTTCGACGAGCACCGGCCCGTCCTGGACCAGGTCGCCCGCACCGCGGTCCGGCTGCGCGGCACCGGCGAACGGGCCGCCACGGAGGAGGCGTCGGCCACCCTGGCCCGGCTGGGCCTCACGGACGACCTCGTCCGCCGCCCGCCCGGCGCGCTCTCCGGCGGCGAACTCCAGCGGGCCGCCCTGGCCCGCGCCCTGCTCGCCCGCCCCCGGGTGCTGATCTGCGACGAGATCACCTCCGGCCTCGACACGGTCACCCGGCGCGGCATCCTGGACCTGCTCGCCGAGCTGGTGGGGGAGCGCGAGGACCTCTCGCTCGTCCTGATCACCCATGACCTGGACACCGCGCGGCTCGCCCACCGCATCGCCGTCCTGGACGCGGGCGAACTCGTCGAAGAGGGCCCGGCGCAGCAGATCCTGACGGCTCCCCGGCACTCCTTCACGGTGTCCCTCATGGAGACGACCGCCCAACTGGAGTCGGGAAACCGGGCGCGCGCCACGACATGA
- a CDS encoding glycosyltransferase family 2 protein: MTTSSHPPTASGSVDVVLPCLDEAEALPWVLERIPPGWRALVVDNGSTDGSARVAQALGASVVREERRGFGAACHAGLAAATADIVCFCDCDASLDPADLVPFVNSVRTGEADLVLGRRRPQARGAWPPHARAGNLAVARLLRRRTGLRLHDLGPLRAARREPLLALGLTDRRSGYPLQMVVRAADAGWRIAEHDVPYRPRTGASKVTGTWRGTWQAVRDMSRVLAEKGVQA; the protein is encoded by the coding sequence GTGACCACCTCTTCCCATCCTCCTACGGCCTCCGGGTCCGTGGACGTCGTGCTCCCCTGTCTGGACGAGGCCGAGGCGCTGCCCTGGGTCCTGGAGCGGATCCCGCCCGGCTGGCGCGCTCTCGTCGTGGACAACGGCTCCACGGACGGCTCGGCCCGTGTCGCCCAGGCCCTCGGCGCGAGCGTCGTCCGCGAGGAGCGGCGCGGTTTCGGCGCCGCCTGCCACGCGGGACTGGCCGCCGCCACGGCCGACATCGTCTGCTTCTGCGACTGCGACGCCTCCCTCGACCCGGCCGACCTGGTGCCGTTCGTGAACTCGGTCCGCACCGGCGAGGCGGACCTGGTCCTCGGCCGGCGCCGTCCGCAGGCCCGGGGCGCCTGGCCGCCGCACGCCCGCGCGGGCAACCTCGCCGTCGCCCGGCTGCTGCGCCGCCGTACCGGGCTGAGGCTGCACGATCTCGGCCCGCTGCGGGCCGCCCGGCGCGAGCCGCTGCTCGCGCTCGGGCTGACGGACCGGCGCAGCGGCTATCCGTTGCAGATGGTCGTCCGGGCCGCCGACGCGGGCTGGCGGATCGCCGAGCACGACGTGCCGTACCGGCCCCGCACCGGCGCCTCCAAGGTCACGGGCACCTGGCGGGGCACCTGGCAGGCGGTGCGGGACATGAGCCGCGTGCTGGCCGAGAAGGGGGTCCAGGCATGA
- a CDS encoding MFS transporter, with protein MRTWREMRGFPLAVRLLLVNQLGVNTGFYLLIPYLATHLTDNLGMSAAVVGIVLGVRNLSQQGLFIIGGSAADRLGARGVIIAGCALRTVGFGLFALGDGMPVLLAASVLSGLAGALFNPAVRAYLAQEAGERKAEAFALFNVFATTGALIGPLLGSALLLVDFRTSALTAAGIFAVLTVAQALVLPARKVAPSRTGVLADWREVVGNRGFVAFALAMVGMYTLENQLYLLLPEGARQATGWNGAAGLVFLVGTLANLALQLHITRTLKSRGARGRWIAVGLAVMGLAFLPPALVSRHSGPAAVALVLFGALLLYLGIMIASPFVMELIPGFGRPELTGTYFGIFYVVSGIAAAVGSTVVGWAMDTGERTGADWLPWVCCALAGLASAGGVALLQRRGALPGGPEPAPAPAPVADGGRTR; from the coding sequence ATGCGGACGTGGCGTGAGATGCGCGGTTTTCCGCTCGCCGTCCGGCTCCTGCTGGTCAACCAGCTCGGCGTCAACACCGGCTTCTACCTGCTGATCCCCTACCTCGCCACACACCTCACCGACAACCTCGGCATGTCCGCGGCCGTCGTCGGGATCGTGCTCGGGGTGCGCAACCTCAGCCAGCAGGGCCTGTTCATCATCGGCGGCTCCGCGGCCGACCGGCTCGGCGCGCGCGGCGTCATCATCGCCGGATGCGCCCTGCGCACGGTCGGGTTCGGGCTGTTCGCGCTGGGCGACGGAATGCCCGTGCTGCTCGCCGCGTCCGTGCTCAGCGGACTCGCCGGGGCGCTGTTCAACCCGGCCGTGCGCGCCTACCTGGCCCAGGAGGCGGGAGAGCGCAAGGCGGAGGCGTTCGCGCTGTTCAACGTGTTCGCCACCACCGGCGCGCTGATCGGGCCGCTGCTGGGCAGCGCGCTGCTCCTCGTCGACTTCCGCACCTCCGCGCTCACCGCCGCCGGTATCTTCGCCGTCCTCACCGTGGCGCAGGCCCTCGTGCTGCCCGCGCGGAAGGTCGCACCGAGCAGGACCGGGGTCCTCGCGGACTGGCGGGAGGTCGTCGGCAACCGCGGCTTCGTCGCGTTCGCCCTCGCCATGGTCGGCATGTACACCCTGGAGAACCAGCTCTACCTGCTGCTCCCCGAAGGAGCCCGGCAGGCCACCGGCTGGAACGGCGCCGCCGGCCTCGTCTTCCTGGTCGGCACCCTCGCCAATCTCGCCCTCCAGCTGCACATCACCCGCACGCTCAAATCCCGTGGGGCCAGGGGGCGTTGGATCGCCGTCGGGCTCGCCGTGATGGGCCTGGCCTTCCTGCCGCCCGCACTCGTGAGCCGGCACAGCGGTCCGGCCGCCGTCGCCCTGGTGCTGTTCGGCGCTCTCCTGCTCTACCTCGGCATCATGATCGCCTCGCCGTTCGTGATGGAGCTCATCCCCGGCTTCGGCCGCCCCGAACTGACCGGCACCTACTTCGGCATCTTCTACGTCGTCTCGGGCATCGCCGCGGCCGTGGGCAGCACCGTCGTCGGCTGGGCCATGGACACCGGGGAGCGGACCGGCGCCGACTGGCTGCCCTGGGTGTGCTGCGCCCTGGCCGGCCTGGCCTCGGCGGGCGGAGTCGCCCTGCTCCAGCGGCGCGGGGCACTGCCGGGCGGCCCGGAGCCGGCCCCTGCCCCGGCGCCCGTCGCGGACGGAGGCCGGACCCGATGA
- a CDS encoding ABC transporter substrate-binding protein produces MSTEVSGRSGPSRRHLLAAGGALALAPLLAACGDDGGPATSEASPGGGPWSFKDDRGRTVTADRRPERLVAFVSTAAALYDYGIECTGIFGPSKPIGGRPNPQAGAMDVSKLTSVGTEWGQFNIEKYAALKPDLLISNMFPAPDLWYVPAESVKKVEALAPTVGISVARTSLLDPLRRTAELAEALGADLDTKRATDAKARFEEAAETLRTAARANKGLKVMAMTGDQENMYVAVPDSYCDLAYFKDLGVEFVEGRKSDEWGFWEFLSWENADKYHADLILVDNRANAMTPDQLAKKSTWRQLPAVRAGQTVPWSMEERYSYAGYVPVLEQLAAAVKKSKRLRT; encoded by the coding sequence ATGTCGACCGAAGTTTCCGGCCGGTCCGGACCCTCCCGCCGTCACCTGCTCGCGGCGGGCGGCGCCCTGGCGCTCGCCCCGCTGCTGGCTGCATGCGGCGACGACGGCGGCCCCGCGACGTCCGAGGCGAGCCCCGGCGGCGGCCCGTGGTCCTTCAAGGACGACCGGGGCCGTACGGTGACGGCCGACCGCAGGCCCGAGCGGCTGGTCGCGTTCGTCAGCACCGCCGCCGCCCTGTACGACTACGGCATCGAGTGCACCGGCATCTTCGGCCCCAGCAAGCCGATCGGCGGCCGGCCCAACCCGCAGGCCGGTGCCATGGACGTGTCGAAGCTGACCAGCGTCGGCACCGAGTGGGGCCAGTTCAACATCGAGAAGTACGCGGCCCTCAAGCCCGATCTGCTGATCAGCAACATGTTCCCGGCACCCGACCTCTGGTACGTCCCCGCGGAGAGCGTCAAGAAGGTCGAGGCCCTCGCCCCCACGGTCGGCATCAGCGTCGCCCGCACCTCCCTGCTCGACCCGCTCCGGCGCACCGCCGAACTCGCCGAGGCCCTCGGCGCGGACCTGGACACGAAGCGGGCCACCGACGCGAAGGCCCGCTTCGAGGAGGCCGCCGAGACCCTGCGCACGGCCGCCCGCGCGAACAAGGGCCTCAAGGTGATGGCCATGACCGGCGACCAGGAGAACATGTACGTCGCCGTCCCCGACTCCTACTGCGACCTCGCCTACTTCAAGGACCTCGGCGTGGAGTTCGTCGAGGGCAGGAAGAGCGACGAGTGGGGCTTCTGGGAGTTCCTCAGCTGGGAGAACGCCGACAAGTACCACGCCGACCTGATCCTGGTCGACAACCGTGCCAACGCCATGACCCCCGACCAGCTCGCCAAGAAGTCCACCTGGCGCCAACTCCCCGCCGTCCGGGCCGGGCAGACGGTGCCCTGGTCGATGGAGGAGCGCTACAGCTACGCCGGCTATGTGCCGGTCCTCGAACAACTGGCGGCCGCGGTGAAGAAGTCGAAGCGGCTGAGGACCTGA
- a CDS encoding ABC transporter substrate-binding protein — translation MHERFPGLRRRGFLAATTGAAALTLVGCGGGTDDKADSGDGDTPKRGGRLRAAFAGGGASETLDPHLANLFADVARAKALYDKLADYGDDLSAEPRLATKWEADKTLARWQVTLREATFHDGRPVTAEDVLYSYRRIADPKQTFRAKASLEPIDLDASRATGERSIEFVLKRPTAEFPNVLAAFGAYIVPSDAKDFDKQPIGSGPFRFVSFAPGRSAVFRRHDAYWDGAPHLDELEFVVANEESARVNALLGGQIEYAHELNPTTARAHEGKGQIEIVRLRNSAMQAFCMKTDRAPFDDKRVREAFFLIADRQELVDGALSGAGVVGNDLFGKGYEYYAADLPQRAQDLDRARALLKQAGAEKLKVGLNTSAVAAGFTEAAGIFRDQAAKAGVTIDVKMGSKDSYWSDILDNGTLCCYRSGAMPIEAHISQRLLTDSTTNATKWRHKDFDALYQQAQSTRDKTERAAVYERMQRRLYAEGGFLVWGFADWILGTARNVRGVETKAPANSLDWARFDKVWLA, via the coding sequence ATGCACGAACGCTTTCCCGGCCTGCGCCGCCGCGGCTTCCTCGCCGCCACCACCGGTGCCGCCGCCCTCACCCTCGTCGGCTGCGGCGGCGGCACGGACGACAAGGCGGACAGCGGCGACGGCGACACCCCGAAGCGCGGCGGCCGGCTGCGGGCCGCGTTCGCCGGAGGCGGGGCCAGCGAGACCCTCGACCCGCACCTGGCCAACCTGTTCGCCGACGTGGCCCGCGCCAAGGCCCTCTACGACAAGCTCGCCGACTACGGCGACGACCTGTCCGCCGAGCCCCGCCTCGCCACCAAGTGGGAGGCCGACAAGACCCTCGCCCGCTGGCAGGTCACCCTGCGCGAGGCCACCTTCCACGACGGCAGACCGGTCACCGCCGAGGACGTCCTGTACAGCTACCGCCGGATAGCCGACCCGAAGCAGACCTTCCGCGCCAAGGCCTCCCTGGAGCCCATCGACCTCGACGCCAGCCGCGCCACGGGCGAGCGGAGCATCGAGTTCGTCCTCAAGCGGCCGACCGCCGAATTCCCCAACGTGCTGGCCGCGTTCGGGGCGTACATCGTCCCCTCGGACGCCAAGGACTTCGACAAGCAGCCCATCGGCTCCGGCCCCTTCCGCTTCGTCTCCTTCGCACCCGGCCGCTCCGCCGTCTTCCGCCGCCACGACGCCTACTGGGACGGCGCCCCCCACCTCGACGAGCTGGAGTTCGTCGTCGCCAACGAGGAGTCCGCCCGCGTCAACGCCCTCCTCGGCGGCCAGATCGAGTACGCCCACGAGCTCAATCCGACCACCGCCCGCGCCCACGAGGGCAAGGGCCAGATCGAGATCGTGCGGCTGCGCAACAGCGCCATGCAGGCGTTCTGCATGAAGACCGACCGGGCCCCCTTCGACGACAAGCGGGTGCGTGAGGCGTTCTTCCTCATCGCCGACCGCCAGGAACTCGTCGACGGCGCCCTGTCCGGCGCGGGCGTGGTCGGCAACGACCTGTTCGGCAAGGGCTACGAGTACTACGCCGCCGACCTCCCGCAGCGCGCCCAGGACCTCGACCGGGCCCGCGCCCTGCTCAAGCAGGCCGGCGCCGAGAAGCTGAAGGTCGGCCTCAACACCTCGGCCGTCGCCGCCGGGTTCACCGAGGCCGCCGGCATCTTCCGCGACCAGGCCGCCAAGGCCGGCGTCACGATCGACGTGAAGATGGGCAGCAAGGACTCCTACTGGAGCGACATCCTCGACAACGGCACCCTGTGCTGCTACCGCTCCGGCGCCATGCCCATCGAGGCCCACATCTCCCAGCGCCTGCTCACCGACTCCACCACCAACGCCACCAAGTGGCGGCACAAGGACTTCGACGCCCTCTACCAGCAGGCCCAGTCCACCCGCGACAAGACCGAACGGGCCGCGGTCTACGAGCGGATGCAGCGGCGCCTGTACGCCGAGGGCGGCTTCCTCGTGTGGGGCTTCGCCGACTGGATCCTCGGAACGGCCCGCAACGTCAGGGGAGTCGAGACCAAGGCCCCCGCCAACTCCCTGGACTGGGCACGCTTCGACAAGGTGTGGCTGGCGTGA